The proteins below come from a single Phycisphaeraceae bacterium genomic window:
- a CDS encoding P27 family phage terminase small subunit — protein GTTYPLKDGNGRVKCFAQFPEVAIMHKLSLSLTRFEQEFGLTPSARARINVPIRPAPRHDEISVFFQGVDAWTEATAARKRDVDEVE, from the coding sequence CGGCACGACGTATCCGCTCAAGGACGGCAACGGCCGCGTCAAGTGCTTTGCCCAGTTCCCCGAGGTCGCGATCATGCACAAGTTGTCGCTGTCGCTGACGCGGTTCGAACAGGAGTTCGGGCTCACGCCCAGCGCCCGCGCCAGGATCAACGTCCCGATTCGGCCCGCGCCCAGGCACGACGAGATCAGCGTGTTCTTCCAAGGCGTCGACGCCTGGACCGAGGCCACCGCGGCACG